The following proteins are co-located in the Bufo gargarizans isolate SCDJY-AF-19 unplaced genomic scaffold, ASM1485885v1 original_scaffold_1838_pilon, whole genome shotgun sequence genome:
- the LOC122923734 gene encoding lymphocyte antigen 6E-like, giving the protein MAAYTSLLLVAALCTGAVYSLTCYTCASQSSNSNCMTATNCSATDTSCMTSVVSGGIGSLSIASITKTCTAVCNETGINAVVVSTKVSCCNTDLCNTSGTSSIKATYTVLAAALAAIGVLLRSSSM; this is encoded by the exons ATGGCCGCCTACACAAGCCTCCTCCTGGTCGCTGCTCTCTGCACTGGTGCAG TTTACTCCttgacctgttacacgtgcgcATCTCAGAGCAGCAACAGCAACTGCATGACGGCGACCAACTGCAGCGCCACGGACACCAGCTGCATGACCTCCGTGGTGTCCGGCGgaatcg GGAGTCTCTCTATCGCCTCCATTACTAAGACTTGTACCGCAGTCTGTAATGAAACCGGAATTAACGCTGTTGTGGTCTCAACAAAAGTGTCCTGCTGCAACACCGACCTGTGCAACACCAGCGGAACCAGCAGCATCAAGGCCACCTACACCGTCCTCGCCGCAGCCCTGGCCGCCATCGGGGTTCTCCTCAGAAGCTCCTCCATGTGA